A window from Nocardioides mesophilus encodes these proteins:
- a CDS encoding alpha/beta fold hydrolase, producing MNPTPLAGLELPGLDPAWSRVVTAPDADGVARTWHVLDNGVEPTEGTLLCVHGNPTWSYLWRRLFTAAPPGWRVLAPDHLGMGYSERLDEARTLAQRVEDLGALTAELGVTGPVVTVGHDWGGAISLGWALEHRDQLRGVVLGNTAVEQPPGDRGPVLIRMAHVPLLRENACVRTNTFVWGTSALSRPALPLDVRRALAAPYRTAERRRSVGDFVADIPFAELHPSRPTVEAIAKGVRTLDVPALLFWGPRDPVFGEKYLADLLDRLPHAQLHRYEGASHLVTEDAPQYAEAVARWVGEMVAGRDAAEPALEPIDGPEGEPTTGAARPEGATGRRLWSALEERTDDTAPAVVEVGGHTVSWQVLDRRVRELAAGLAAAGVRPGHRIGLLVEPSSDLTAAVYAAWRAGAVVVVADKGLGFAGMRRALRSASVDHVIGAPAGLAAARLMGLPGSRIAVRAIGDPQRRALGVSHSLDELAELGRRSPLPAPPAADRDCAVVFTSGATGPAKGVVYRHHQVRSQLELLASTYAITGEDRLVAAFAPFALLGPALGIGSAVPDIDVTVPGTLAAATLADAAVAVDATIVFASPAALRNVAATRQGLTGEQSAALGRIRLVMSAGAPVPAALLESLQSVLPSARFHTPYGMTEALPVTDVSLEEILTAGSGEGVCVGRPLPAVEVAVSPLDAAGTADGPLTAEPGRTGEIVVRAGHVKDRYDGLWATERASTEDPGWHRTGDVGHLDAEGRLWVEGRLPHVISTAQGAVTPVGVEQRVERLPLVQAAAAVGVGPAGAQVLAVVVVLTGTSSRGGLGERLGRGSGGRGRMRLADTALTDAVRAAADTEVTAVLTTDHLPVDVRHASKVDRQQVAAEAARFLAGSLHA from the coding sequence GTGAACCCGACTCCGCTGGCCGGCCTCGAGCTGCCGGGCCTCGACCCGGCGTGGTCGCGCGTCGTCACCGCGCCGGACGCCGATGGCGTCGCGCGCACCTGGCACGTCCTGGACAACGGAGTGGAGCCGACCGAGGGCACGTTGCTGTGCGTGCACGGCAACCCCACCTGGTCCTACCTGTGGCGCCGGCTGTTCACCGCCGCCCCTCCCGGCTGGCGGGTGCTGGCCCCGGACCACCTCGGCATGGGCTACTCCGAGCGGCTGGACGAGGCGCGGACGCTGGCGCAGCGGGTCGAGGACCTGGGCGCGCTGACCGCCGAGCTCGGCGTCACCGGGCCGGTGGTGACCGTCGGCCACGACTGGGGCGGCGCCATCTCGCTGGGCTGGGCGCTGGAGCACCGCGACCAGCTGCGCGGCGTCGTGCTGGGCAACACCGCCGTCGAGCAGCCCCCGGGCGACCGGGGTCCGGTGCTGATCCGGATGGCGCACGTGCCGCTGCTGCGTGAGAACGCCTGCGTGCGCACCAACACCTTCGTCTGGGGCACGTCGGCCCTCTCCCGGCCGGCCCTGCCCCTCGACGTACGACGGGCCCTCGCGGCGCCGTACCGCACGGCCGAGCGCCGCCGCTCCGTCGGTGACTTCGTCGCCGACATCCCCTTCGCCGAGCTGCACCCGTCCCGGCCCACCGTGGAGGCGATCGCCAAGGGCGTGCGCACCCTCGACGTGCCGGCGCTGCTGTTCTGGGGACCCCGCGACCCGGTGTTCGGCGAGAAGTACCTCGCCGACCTGCTCGACCGGCTGCCGCACGCGCAGCTGCACCGCTACGAGGGCGCCTCGCACCTTGTCACCGAGGACGCTCCGCAGTACGCCGAGGCCGTCGCCCGATGGGTGGGCGAGATGGTCGCCGGCCGTGACGCCGCCGAGCCCGCCCTGGAGCCGATCGACGGTCCCGAGGGGGAGCCCACCACCGGGGCCGCCCGGCCGGAGGGGGCGACCGGGCGCAGGCTGTGGTCCGCGCTCGAGGAGCGCACCGACGACACCGCCCCGGCGGTCGTCGAAGTGGGCGGCCACACCGTCAGCTGGCAGGTCCTGGACCGCCGGGTGCGGGAGCTCGCCGCCGGCCTGGCCGCCGCGGGCGTCCGGCCCGGGCACCGGATCGGGCTGCTCGTGGAGCCGTCCTCCGACCTCACCGCCGCGGTCTACGCCGCCTGGCGTGCGGGCGCGGTGGTGGTGGTCGCGGACAAGGGCCTCGGCTTCGCCGGCATGCGCCGGGCGCTGCGCAGCGCATCGGTCGACCACGTGATCGGCGCGCCCGCCGGCCTGGCTGCGGCCCGGCTGATGGGGCTGCCCGGCAGCAGGATCGCGGTCCGCGCGATCGGCGACCCGCAGCGCCGGGCCCTCGGGGTCAGCCACAGCCTCGACGAGCTGGCCGAGCTCGGTCGCCGCTCGCCGCTGCCGGCGCCGCCGGCCGCGGACCGGGACTGCGCGGTGGTCTTCACCTCCGGCGCCACCGGACCGGCCAAGGGTGTCGTCTACCGGCACCACCAGGTGCGCTCGCAGCTGGAGCTGCTGGCGTCGACGTACGCCATCACCGGGGAGGACCGGCTGGTTGCCGCGTTCGCCCCGTTCGCGCTGCTCGGCCCGGCCCTCGGGATCGGCTCCGCCGTGCCCGACATCGACGTCACCGTGCCCGGCACGCTCGCCGCGGCCACCCTGGCCGACGCCGCGGTCGCGGTGGACGCCACGATCGTGTTCGCCTCGCCGGCGGCGCTGCGCAACGTCGCCGCCACCCGCCAGGGGCTCACCGGCGAGCAGTCCGCGGCGCTCGGCCGGATCCGGCTGGTGATGTCCGCGGGCGCACCCGTGCCCGCGGCGCTGCTGGAGTCGCTGCAGTCGGTCCTGCCCTCGGCGCGGTTCCACACGCCGTACGGGATGACCGAGGCGCTGCCGGTCACCGACGTGTCGCTGGAGGAGATCCTCACCGCCGGCTCCGGGGAGGGCGTCTGCGTCGGCCGCCCGCTGCCCGCGGTCGAGGTCGCGGTCAGCCCGCTGGACGCCGCCGGCACCGCGGACGGGCCGCTGACCGCCGAGCCCGGCCGGACCGGCGAGATCGTCGTCCGGGCCGGCCACGTCAAGGACCGCTACGACGGCCTGTGGGCGACCGAGCGGGCCAGCACCGAGGACCCGGGCTGGCACCGCACCGGGGACGTCGGTCACCTCGACGCCGAGGGCCGGCTGTGGGTCGAGGGCCGGCTGCCGCACGTGATCAGCACCGCCCAGGGCGCGGTCACCCCGGTCGGGGTCGAGCAGCGCGTGGAGCGGCTGCCGCTGGTGCAGGCCGCGGCCGCGGTCGGGGTCGGCCCGGCCGGCGCCCAGGTGCTCGCCGTGGTCGTCGTGCTCACCGGTACGTCGTCGCGCGGCGGCCTCGGGGAACGTCTCGGGCGAGGATCCGGGGGACGAGGCCGGATGAGGCTCGCGGACACCGCGCTGACCGACGCCGTACGCGCCGCCGCGGACACCGAGGTGACCGCCGTGCTCACCACGGACCACCTGCCCGTGGACGTCCGGCACGCCTCGAAGGTCGACCGGCAGCAGGTGGCCGCGGAGGCGGCCCGGTTCCTCGCCGGTTCCCTGCACGCATGA
- a CDS encoding NAD-dependent epimerase/dehydratase family protein, with amino-acid sequence MRVLLTGASGMLGRTTARALIDRGDEVCVLQRRPAGLDCREVLGDVADPTVVRRAAAGQDAVVHLAAKVDVVGRWADFARANIDGTRTVVEASRAAGVGRLVHVSSPSVAHAGRPLVGVGAEPADPDRAGGHYARSKAVAEQLALAADSPALAVLAIRPHLVWGPGDTQLVARLVARARAGRLPVLGAGAALIDTTYIDNAGAALVAAVDACGPAHGEPLVVSNGEPRPVREVLARLCRAAGVPEPQRRVPVWLGRTAGTAVDGIWAATRRRDTPPITRFLAGQLSTAHWFDQRRTREVLGWRPEVSLDEGFERLGAWYAAGGPHPT; translated from the coding sequence ATGAGGGTCCTGCTCACCGGGGCCAGCGGCATGCTCGGGCGGACCACCGCCCGGGCGCTGATCGACCGCGGTGACGAGGTCTGCGTGCTGCAGCGACGGCCCGCGGGCCTGGACTGCCGGGAGGTGCTCGGCGACGTCGCCGACCCGACGGTCGTGCGGCGCGCCGCCGCGGGCCAGGACGCCGTCGTGCACCTGGCGGCCAAGGTCGACGTAGTGGGCCGCTGGGCCGACTTCGCACGCGCCAACATCGACGGCACCCGCACCGTCGTCGAGGCCAGCCGGGCCGCGGGCGTGGGCCGGCTGGTGCACGTCTCCTCGCCGTCGGTGGCGCACGCCGGCCGACCCCTGGTCGGGGTCGGCGCCGAGCCGGCCGACCCGGACCGGGCCGGCGGGCACTACGCGCGGTCCAAGGCGGTCGCCGAGCAGCTGGCGCTCGCCGCGGACTCACCTGCCCTCGCGGTGCTGGCGATCCGCCCGCACCTGGTCTGGGGACCGGGCGACACCCAGCTCGTGGCCCGGCTCGTCGCCCGGGCCCGGGCCGGACGGCTGCCGGTGCTCGGCGCCGGCGCGGCCCTGATCGACACGACGTACATCGACAACGCCGGCGCCGCGCTCGTCGCCGCCGTCGACGCCTGCGGGCCCGCGCACGGGGAGCCGCTGGTGGTGTCGAACGGCGAGCCCCGGCCGGTCCGGGAGGTGCTCGCCCGGCTGTGCCGGGCCGCCGGCGTCCCGGAACCGCAGCGGCGCGTGCCGGTCTGGCTCGGCCGGACGGCCGGGACGGCGGTGGACGGGATCTGGGCGGCCACCCGGCGCCGGGACACCCCGCCGATCACCCGGTTCCTCGCCGGGCAGCTCTCCACGGCTCACTGGTTCGACCAGCGGCGGACCCGCGAGGTGCTCGGCTGGCGGCCGGAGGTCAGCTTGGACGAGGGCTTCGAGCGCCTCGGCGCCTGGTACGCCGCCGGCGGCCCCCACCCGACCTGA